TAAGTCCTCTGTGACTTAGCTGAACATCCCATCTCTGTCCGGTTGCAGCACTACCAATCTTTGAAACTGTTATTTTGAACTTACCGTCAGCTGTAATATCGAAATTAGCTGTTGCGGGGTATGTTTCAACCACGCGCCATGGAAGACCAATTCCATTGTCAAAGGTGTGGTTTCTAATCAAGTCGCCAGCACCTTCATACTCGCCTGCAGATGCTTGTACTACACATGTGGATAGAATAAGCACTATTGCCATAAGCATAGCAATTTTTTTTACTAACCTTTTTTTCATATTTACCTCCTAATTAAAATTTTATTTTTTAAGCCCATTCAACAAATACGTGTTTCATGTAGGCATTAAAAACAATATCTCATTGGAAAAATTGCTTATCGATAGAGTTAGAGGCATTAGTGCGTAAATATGTTTTTGAAGAATGAAGTAAGAAAGTTTTAACTTTGCTTAGTAAAAATGGTAAGAATATTCCTTAACTCAGGAATTTTTTATGTATCAACTATTGATTATCGTTTGGTTATGATGGTTCTTATTTATATACAATATTTTACCATATTACGTTGAATTAGTAAATTTTGTAAATTTTCTTTAACCTCTTTATCAATATATACCTTGTTATATTATCAGGTGTAACAACCGTTTCAGCTCTTAATAGAAAACACCACTTAATAGATGTACCAGTGATATGAAGTTGTTAATCATCAGTTTTTTACACTTAATATAGTGAGAGAATAATTGAATTTAGTCGCAGAGGATTAGGGATAAATTCTTTGTATACTGATATCCCATTCATTTATTTTTTTCATTATTAATCGTTTATGGAGGGTTACTATGGGAAAAATTGAAGTTGCAACACAATGGATGATTGACTTGGCAAATGATAACACCCATGGCTATGATCAGGGATATAGGTGGGGTGAGTATGGTGACTATGATTGTTCTTCTGCCGTCATTACTGCCTGGCAGACTGCAGGTGTACCGGTAAAAAGCAATGGTGCGACTTATACCGGTAATATGAAAAATGTTTTTCTTAACACCGGTTTTTCTGATGTAATATCATCAGTAGTGCTATCAAGCGGTTCTGGCCTGGTACGTGGAGATGTGTTATTAAATTCAACTTCACATACTGCAATGTATATCGGAAACGGACAAATCGTTCATGCAAGTATAAATGAAAACGGTACTGTAACCGGAGGACAAGCAGGAGATCAAACAGGAAAAGAAATCTGTATCAGAAGCTATTACAATAAACCATGGGATTGTATTCTCAGATATAATGAAGGAAGTACTCCCCCAACAAATGGTAATACAATTGTACAGAAGGGACAGGTTCAAGCTAACAACTTTACCGGTTCCAGCATTGCTACTGATGGCATAAGAGGGGCTGAAACAAAAAAGGCAGGTATTAAAGTTTTACAAACTGCCATGAATTTAGATTATAATGCAGGTCTTGTAGTTGATGGTATTTGGAGTACTACATCAAGTAATGCTCTTGGAAATCATTATGTAACTGTCGGAGAAACTCAATACATGGTCACCGCAGCTGAAATTCTGGTAATGTTACGTGGATATGATCCAAATGGTGTAGAATATCCGGGAATATTTGGCTCTGGACTAACATCAGCAATAAATTCATTTAAAAGTGCCAATGGCTTACCCGCAAATGGGGTATGTGACAGCTCTACTTTTCTTTCACTTATTAGTTAATAAGTAAAAATACAATGGTTAATTTCAAATTTTGTGTAAACTTCCATGATTGATATTAGAATTAATATCAATCATGGAAGTTTTTTATGGGAAGAAATTTGTCAGTAATACTGCTTTTAATACCACTTTACTTTCTATAATTAATATATTCTTACACTTTTTTCTATTGTTCACTATTAAATTGCTTTGAATGAATACTATCCCCAAAATATAACAATAAATTAACTGTAAATAAATAAAAAAATAGTTGATAACTGGTAAAATCAGTAATATAATCAATAATATAATTAAAATTGGAAGAAATGTTATTTAATAGGCGAATCTAGGGATAGAAAAAGGGGATAAAAAATAAGGGATAAAAAGAGGAATAGGAGTAGAGAATATGCTGAAAAGAAGACCGATAATGGAAATAATGGAATCTACGAAACAGAATGATGTGATATTTATACAACCGCATCTATTAACAGATGAGCTAAAACACGAACAAAACAAGATTGTTGTAGAATTCTGGGAAGCAATGCATAAACATGCCGTTTTATTAGGTGATATTCCATCGGAACCTAATCATGGCATTTTTTTTATAGCCGGAACTTTACTGAAGGCAGGGTATGCTGTTGATGCTCTTGATTTTTACGCTTATGACCGTTACCTGAGATACAAGGAAGGAAGAAAGATTGAGTATAGTGATATTGAAAATGCAATAAAGACTAAGAATGCAAGGGTTTATGCCATATCTTCTAAAACTGTTGCAATTAACAGAGCTATTGAGATAGCAAGAATAATTAAAAAGTTCCACCCGGAAGCAATCACAGTTTTTGGAGGGCTCCATCCCACACTTTACGGTGAAGAATTGTTGAAAGAACATTCTGATGTGGTTGACTATGTTTCCAGAGGAGAAGGAGAGGATAGTACTCTTGAATTTTTGGAATACCTCGATGGAAAGAGAGGTATTGAGGAAGTCAAGAACCTGATGTATATGGGGAAAGATGGCAAGGTTGTACATAATCCGAGAAGACTTGTTACAGATGTAGACATAGACAATCTTCCATTTCCGGCATATGAATTGATTTGTCAGGAGTCTAGTCCGATCGTACCTAGAGTTCTTGCTGCAAGAGGCTGCCCGCATGGTTGTGCCTTCTGTACTATTACTCACTATTATGATAGAAAATTTAAGCTAAGAAGTCCTGAATCGGTTATAAGTGAAATACAATATATGAAAGATAATTTTGATATTGAATTTTATTGCATGGGTGATTTGACCTATTCAATTAATCGTGAATATGCACACCAGATTTGTAATTTGTTGATTGAGAGAAAATTAAACAATATCAAATGGTGGTGTCAGACAACCGTTGGAAGATTGAATGCTGAGGACCTTGCTTTAATGAAGGAGGCTGGATGCATTCAGGTGGCCTTTGGAGTAGAGGCTGAAGACCAAAGTATATTAAATAACGTTGATAAACCTCATGCAGCAAGTAAAACGGAGGTTCAATGTCAACTCGTTAAAGATGCAGGGATGACAGTTCAAACATACTGGTTAATCGGTTTGGGCGGAGATACCAAGAAATCGGTTGAGCATAGAATACAAAAGATCAAGACCTTTATTGAGACAGGGTTGACAGATTCAATACATATTTCGGTTCCTGTTCCATTCCCCGGAACTCCTATATGGTATGAGCCTGAAAAGTACGGATATACAATAAATCATACTGATTTCAGCAAATACTGGATGAACTGTGATGAGTTAGGGTATGGAAAGCCAGTGTTAAATACTGAAAAATTATCGGCAGACCATCTTTATATGTATTGGCAGTTAGCATTATCTACTGCAACGGCAAGCTTTGAAAAAGTTGCAAAAGAGCAGGCCAACAATTTTGCGCACTTCCAGCCTAAAGGATTATTTACACCTAAAAGCGAAAGTGAAATGCCTGCATTTGTATAAAGACTTTTATAGATTGGTGAATTAACAGAGTATGGTGCATATATTTTCAATAGCCAGTTATGGATTTTGGCTTTCGATAAGTCTGATATTGCCAATAGGTCCACAGAATATGTTTATTTTATTACATAGCCTTACACAGAAAAACATAAAGCATGATTTTATTATTGCAAGTGCAGCAGCCTTATCCGATACAATTTTGATTTTTTTAGGTGTTAGTGGATTCGCAAATATAATATCAGAGAACCAGATTGTAATATATGCACTGTATATTTTCTCCGTAGGATTCCTTACGTACATAGGAATTAGCCTTTGGCGAAGAAAGTTGCAGGTTGAGCAAATAAAAGGTGAAGCCTTTAACAAGAATCTGTTACGGAAAAGTATGCATATATTTGCTATATCAATGTTTAACCCACAGGCTATTTTAGATACTGTTGTAGTAATAGGCATTGCATCCGTTGACTACAACAATACCGCCGATAAGTTTATATTTGGTTTAGCATGTGTACTTACATCTTTTATATTTTTTTACACTATTGTAATCATAGGAAAACTGGTTAATTCCAACATAAGTCAAAGAAATTATAAGTTGTTGGATCGCTTATCTGCAATCCTTATGTGGATTTTTGCTTGCAGATCGTTAATTAAGCTTTTTTAAAGCTAGGTCTTTATAGTTGATTTGAAGGAGGCTAGCTGTGAGTAATGCTAATTTAATAACTCTATTTGATAAAGCTGTAGAAATATATAGAAATGAGCCTGCGATTATTTTCGAAGGAAAGACCATAACATATACCGAGTTAGAGAATAATATAAACAAGCTGGCTGAATTATTAATACATAAAAATATAAAAAAAGGTAATTATGTAGGCGTTTGCATAAGAAAATCACCTGAACTGATATATGCCGCAATGGCAGTTCTGAAATTAGGTGCGGTTTATGTGCCGTTAGCTCCTGAGTATCCTGTGGCCAGAACAGATTATATAATTAAGGATGCTGGTATTGATTCACTTATTGCCGATTCTGATATGCGTAACAAGTTTAATGTGAAAAATGTGGTTTGTCCCACAGAGGACCTCTCTGAAACAAATGTCCCTAAAATAGCAACAGAAATAATGCAGCAAGATGATTTGGCTTATGCTATATATACCTCCGGTACAACGGGAAAACCCAAGGGAGTTATGATACATTGCGGAGGGTTTTTAAACAGGATTCAGTGGCAGAGAAAATATTTTAATGTTGATTCAAAGGATAGAGTTTTACATAAAGCACCTATCGGCTTCGATATTTCTTTGTGGGAAATGTTTTTACCCTTAGTATCCGGTGCAGCTTTGGTTATATCCAAAGAAAACGGATATATGGATGTTGAATATATTATAAATCTTATAGAAAGTACCCGGGTCACAATCTCTCAGTTTGTTCCTTCAATTTTACGTATACTTGTAGAATATACAAATACCAATGGCAACAGTAAGCTGGCCTGCTTAAGAAAAATCGTAAGCAGTGGAGAAGAACTTACTTTTGGTCTGCTAAAGGCATTTACACAGCACTATCCCAACATAAAGCTATACAACTTTTATGGACCTACAGAGGCTTCTATCTGTGTTACAGCATGTTGCTTAAACGAATGTGAACGCAAAAGCTATGTTCCGTTAGGTGATGCTATAGATAACATGGAAGTGTTTCTACTGGATGATGACAACAGGCTGATTACTGATAGTCATATTAAAGGTGAAATATGTATAGGTGGAATAGGAGTAGGAAAGGGCTACATTAACAAGCCTCAGGAAACAGAGTATGCATTTTGCAAACACTACAGCAGAGAGGGCGAGGTAATGTACCGAACCGGTGATATCGGCTACTACTGTGATAATGACCTTGTATATGTGGGACGTAAGGACCAGACAGTTAAGATAAGAGGAAATAGAGTAGATTTAGGTGAAATCGAAGTAAAAATATGTGAAATACATCAGATAGAGGCTGCGGTTGTAAAATGCTTTAAGACAGAACAGGAATCACAGATATTGGCGGCTTTTTATAAGCCGGTTAATAAGGATTCAGATAGTTTGAAAATTCAGGAACTTTTAGCAGGGTATTTAAAAAATGAATTACCTGCATATATGCTTCCTCAGCAATATATTAAAGTTGATGAGTTTGAGCTTACGTCAAACGGCAAAATTGACAGGGAAAAGCTTAAACTTGAAGAAAAAACATCCCGGATAAATGAAAATAATGGCTTCTACGGAGATAAGGATAAAAAAGCAATAATAATTGAACTTTTCACTAAATACCTGAATTGTGAAATTTCTGAGGATGATGACTTCTTTATTTTAGGAGGGTCCTCTCTGGAAGCAATTCGGATGATTATGGAAATTAATAATGAACTGAATATTTCGTTAAAATACACAGACGTAATGCTGGACCTTACCGTTAACGGTATAGTTAATGCATGTGATTGAGTGTGAATATAATGCACGGGAGGTTAAACATGTTTGAGCTAGATGTTAAAGTTATTACTCGGGAGCTTAGTTTTGAAAACTTCAAATCCCACTTTACCAAACCTCTAATATACTACATGGTTAATAAAAATGATGATATGTCATTTTTTATAACGTATGTGCTTGTTGATTTTAATAATAATAAAATGACATATATTTATTCATATAGTGACAGTAACAAACAAATATTGGATATGCAGGACGAAATAGAACGGTATCATATGTCAAAGTGTCCGCATAATTCAATACAAGTAAAGGAAAATGAGAGTTTTTTGACCTTCAATGAGGATGAAAAATTCTTTACTTTTATTAACTACGTTGAAAAAAAGATGTATGTCTGTACAATGAAGGATTTAATACCTGAGTCGGAAATTAAGTTCGAAAAAATCAGCCATACATTTTATAAAGACGATACTGATGCATCGTATTTTTATCTGTCTGCGGTAGATACTGAGCAAATACTACATATCTATAGAATATCTCTTGATCTGAAGGATATTACCGAAGTCAATTCTTTCGAAGGAAAGCCAATCCCTCCTCATGTATTACGGAACCATAAGGACTATTTTTTCTTAAGTGATGAGTTCCGTTACTCACAATTTGAGCTAACAAATAAGAATAAGATTGTTACCCAGGACGAGCTAAGTCGTATGTATTTTAAGCTATCCGTTAAACTTAATGTCGGACGTGAGGTTCCAATGAGTTTTCGTGAGGAAAGAGCGGCATTATATCAGGAGATGCGCAGAAAATATGGAATAAAGTGCATGCAAGGCAGGATTATGATGATCAACCGCAAAACCAACGAACAGACTTACTATAATACAACAGGTGGAAGTCCTGCTCACTTTGAAATCGACAGCAAACAAAACTGCGTCTATACCTCTGCTCATAACTTTTTTGGAGTAAAAGACGGAGTAATCTATTTCGAGCCTGCAATAATAGACAAGTTTGAAATTGTTGATGACAAATTGGTACATAAGGGAGCATTCAGTTATGAAAAGGGATATCGTTATACGTCCCACAAGATATTCAGTGTAGGCGGAAAAACGTATATCTGTACATTCGGTCAGCCCAACAGATTGATTTTTGCCGATGCAGATACAATGGAGCTTTTGTTCTATGAGGATATAGGAGAAGACGAGCTGAGCAGTCAGGATGATGTCAGTTTGTATATAAACTCCTGCGGAAACAACACGGAGATTATTGCTATTGAGGTTTCACCTGACAATAAGCTCATAGTTTTTGTAGACGGCACATATCTATATTTGTATGATTTTGAAAAACGTCAGATTTGTAAAAAAGTCAGTCATGGATTTGATACCGGAAATGATGGTATCAACATGGAGGACTTTAAGATTAGAACAGTGCATTTTAACTACTTGAGCTAATATTACGATTAGGAGAAAAATATGAAAATAGAGATTAAAGAATCAAATGAAAACTATAATTTGTATGTAAAATCAGTTGACGGAAAACAAGTTTTTATCACGATTGCAAATCAAAATAAAGACCAGGATATATTGAAGACCGCTTCACTGTTATACAAAAAAGCCTATGAGATATTAACCAAGTATAACATAACAGTATTTCATGAAAGGTTTTTCGGAACCAGCAAGTTTTATCATGATGTACAGAAGATAAGGGCTGAGGAACTAAAACTGAATACACAAGACAAATGTTTCAGTTATATTGAAGGTTCTCCTTATTGGGGTGAAGGAATATCAGGTATTAACGTACACGGTATCATTTTGTGTGATGAAGAGATTAAAGATGTGGAGTTCAACGGAATAGTCTGCGGGAAGTTGTATAAGACCGATGCGGTGGACTATATGTTGGTACATACCGTTCATGGCAATAAGGAAAGTGACTACTATGGGCAGACATATGAGATGTTTCAATCAATGATTCAAGTCCTTAACAAATACGACTTTCAGCTTAAAAATGTTATAAGAACATGGATTTATTTGGATAAAATTTTATTACTGTATGATGAGTTCAATAAAGCACGTACAAAAGTATTTTTAGAAAATGGGTTATGGTCTGATTCCGTTGCTGTTGATAAAACTGAAGAAATATACATGCCTGCAAGCACCGGTATCAGCTGCGGTAATCCCCACGGATTGACTGTAATCTCAGATGTTTTGGCTATAAGAACTAAAAATTATGAAAAATTTAAGTTCACAAGTGAATCGGGTAAAGCTCAGAAGTCTGCAATGCGTTATGGTTCCGCTTTTTCAAGGGCTATTCTGCTGGATGACAAGACAAGCAAAAGCAAATATGTTTATTTATCCGGTACGGCATCAATAGATGATTTGGGGAATACAGTATATCTTGACGATATCGGATTGCAGATAGATAAGACATATTCCGTAATTGATGCCCTTTTGGATATAAGCTCAATGAAATTAAACAACATGACTGAAGGAACGGTATTCTTAAAAAAAGCAGAGTACATAGATGCATTTATTGAATACTGCAAAAGGCGAAATATTGAGTTGCCCGCACTGATTACAGTTGCAGACGTGTGTAGGGATAATTTGCTGTTTGAAATGGATGGAACATTTGCAGGTGGGTGTTAGGTATTTATGATAAAAGGTGGAACAAGAAATGTTAAGATATTTTAATATTATAGTTAAATTTTTAAAATATGCATTTATTCAGGCTTTGGAATATAAGGCTAACTTTATTCTGGGAGGCTTGTTTGAGTTCTTGTGGGTAATTCTAAATGTAATTTTTTTCAAAGCATTATATCAAAATACCACTTCCATTGCAGGATGGTCAGTAGATGAAGTACTGTTACTGGTATTTATATGCGGACTTGTAGATAGTGTACACTCATTTTTCTTTGCATCAGGATTTATTGACATACCAAACCTGATACGGCAAGGAAATCTGGATTTACTTTTATTAAAACCCATTAACAAAAGATTCTTTCTGTCTTTTCGGTTAATCAATGTCGGTCAGATTTTAAATGTAATCTTCAATGTAGTAATGATTATAATTTATACAAATAAGATTACCACTAATTTAAGCCTGCCCGATGTATTGTTGTTTATACTGCTGATAATAGGTGCACTGGTAATAGTAAACGCCTTCTACTTCTCATTATCCATGCTGGCTTTCTGGGTTATCAAGGTTAATGCGATTATAGGCTATTCACAGGAATTATTTACAGTTGGTAATAAACCTATTAATGTATACCCGAAAATAATACAGAAAATATTTACTTATTTGATACCTTTGGGTGTAGCATTCAGTTATCCGATTTTATATCTATCCCATAAGTTATCGACTTCCAGCTTAATTGCCGGATTTGTAATTGCAGTTATCTTTTTTGCATTATCCCATGTTTTATACAGACAAGGTATAAAAAAGTATACAAGTGCTACCAGCTGATGATTTATATAAGGAGAGGTAACAATGAAGGTCATAAATGTAAGAGATATTTCAAAAACATATCAATATTATAAAAAACAAGAGGGAATAAGGGGCAGCTTAAAAAACCTGATACATAAGGAAATCCCGAGTAAGGAAGCTGTCAGGAATCTCAGTTTTTCTATTGAAAAAGGGGATATGGTAGGGTTTATTGGGATGAATGGTGCAGGTAAAACTACAACTTTGAAAATGTTATCCGGAATTTTGAAGCCTACATCCGGTGAAGTTGATGTTTTAGGATACAATCCCTTTGATAAAAAGAACGACTTTTTAAAGAGAATATCAATGGTAATGGGAAGCAGAAGTCAACTGTGGCTTGATATACCTGCAATAGAGGCATTTGCCCTGAATAAAGAAATCTACGGGATTGAAGAAAAACAGTATAAAGATACACTGGACGAGTTGGTTGAGCTGTTAAATGTGGGTCAATTAATCAACACTCAGGTAAGGAGATTGTCTCTGGGTGAAAGAATGAAAATGGAGTTGATTCTTTCACTACTGCATTCACCGGAGATTATTTTTCTGGATGAACCTACTATAGGTTTGGACATTGTATCACAGAATGTTATCCGTAAGATGCTTAAAGCCTACAACCAAAAACATAATATTACAATAATACTAACCAGTCATAATCTGGATGATATTGAGACAGTATGCAGCAAGCTTATGATAATAGACTCGGGGCAATTGATGTTTAATGGACAACTGGAGGATTTTATTCAAAAGCAGACATCAACAAAAATTCTCAGGATTAAATGTTCCAGGGATCCTGCCAGAATTAAGGCGGTAATGGGAGAACACAAGGTTGAAATTCTCAGTGAAGATAATGAGAGAATGAATGTAAAGGTAAGCAAAGAAAGTGTTATGCAGCTGACAAATATATTGATGAGCGAATGTATGAATGACATAAAAGACATCAGTATAGAGGAGGCAGACATGCAGGAGATTATCTGTAATTTATATATATAGTATTGGAGAAATTTATTTATGAATAAGTATTTAAAAATCATGAATACTAGTTTACAGAATAACATGGAATACAGATTTCAGTTTATGACTACAATTATCTGCTCCTTCATTCCGTTTGCTGTAAACTCATTAATCTGGTTGTCTATCAATAATTATTCATCTGATCTTTATGGGTATTCATTAAATGAAATATTTACCTATTATTTTATTATGATGATTGTTAACAACCTTTTGCAATGTGATATTGCTTACACGGTTTGTGACGATATAAGGTCCGGGACCATTATACCTTATTTGTTAAAGCCTTTGGACTATATGGGCTATCACTTGTTTAACGAACTGCCCAGAAAAGTAGTGTTTATTATATGGGGAGCTGCTCCGACAGCAGTTTTATTCCTATTTATCAGAAAATCACTTACCCTGAGCTGGGATCCTATTTTGATTGCACAGTTCATGGTCAGTCTTATTATCGGAATACTCATCAGCTTTCTACTGTACTATTTATTGGGATTGCTGGCTTTTACATTTTCTCAGGTTGGAAACTTTATTATGGGGTATGGAGTTTTACTAACAATAATATCAGGAAAGATATTTCCGCTAACGCTTATGCCCGGGCTTGTTAGAAGAATTTTAGATTTTACGCCTTTTCAATATACAGCATACGTACCGGTAACAATTTTGCAGAACAAGTATGGTGGCTATACCGAAGTATTTGGTGTAATAATGCTTGGAATTGTATGGATTGCCGTATTATACGGAATTTGCAGATTACTCTGGAAAAACGGATTAAATAAATACTCTGCATTCGGTGGTTAATAACAGAGGTTAATGGATTTAGGGGGATAGATGGATACATACATATCTAATATAAGCTATGCTACAGGTGAACAAAGGGAGATTGTATCATTGTCCGGTAATGGAGTAGATGAGCGTACTATTGCAATGTTCTCAAAGTTCGGACTTAAGTATTACCGGGAATTCAACGGGTCAATTTATGATCTGGCAGTAAAGGCGGCTGAACAAACTCTTAAGGAGAACCACAATCAAATAGAGGAAATGATTTTTACCACAGGAAGCTTCCATTCCCAACCCGAACCGTATAACAGGATTTCAAACATCAGAGAGTTGAACACGGTAATTAACAAACTGGGGATAGCTGCTTATCCATATGGAATATTTCTATCTGATTGTGCAAATGTAATCTCCGCCATACATATTGGAAAGAGTTTACTGTGTGAGAACCCGGATAAGGATATACTGATTGTTTCATCGGATGTTACAGGTCAAACGGAATCGAGAATTGTACCACCCGGTTCCTCAATAAAAAGCGACGGAGCAGGGAGTTGTATAATATCCGGTAAACCCAATGGAGCCAGCTTTATGATTCTGGCAGTTAAACAGTATCATAATAGCAGAATGCTGAATAATTCAGGGTTTGCAAATTATTCTATTGAACTTATGAAATGTATGGACTTCATTAAAGATGAGTTCTTTAAGGAGGGCAGCGGCAACTACAAATTAGTTCTGGTGAATAACTATAGCACCGGGTTTGCCAGAAGTCTGGCAAAACAAATCGGTATTCCCGTAGAAATAATATATACGGAGCAAATTGCCGGTTATGCTCATTGCTTTGCATCAGACATATTCATAAACTTATCAAAATTGATTGCAGACGGGTGTATATCCGATGGAGACAATATTCTTGCCATTGCATCAGGGCCCAGTTCTATCAGTGGAATAAGCCTTAAATATGTTAATAAATAAAGGGTATTAAAATAAATCTATTAAAATATATCAGAAAAGAGGAGACGGCAATGGATAGTGTTAAGGAAATTTTTC
This region of Clostridium sp. BNL1100 genomic DNA includes:
- a CDS encoding 3-oxoacyl-[acyl-carrier-protein] synthase III C-terminal domain-containing protein, encoding MDTYISNISYATGEQREIVSLSGNGVDERTIAMFSKFGLKYYREFNGSIYDLAVKAAEQTLKENHNQIEEMIFTTGSFHSQPEPYNRISNIRELNTVINKLGIAAYPYGIFLSDCANVISAIHIGKSLLCENPDKDILIVSSDVTGQTESRIVPPGSSIKSDGAGSCIISGKPNGASFMILAVKQYHNSRMLNNSGFANYSIELMKCMDFIKDEFFKEGSGNYKLVLVNNYSTGFARSLAKQIGIPVEIIYTEQIAGYAHCFASDIFINLSKLIADGCISDGDNILAIASGPSSISGISLKYVNK